From Scomber scombrus chromosome 13, fScoSco1.1, whole genome shotgun sequence, a single genomic window includes:
- the LOC133993164 gene encoding eIF5-mimic protein 2-A-like, which yields MNNQRQQKPTLTGQRFKTRKRDEKERFDPSQFQESIVQGLNQTGTDLEAVAKFLDASGAKLDYRRYAETLFDILVAGGMLAPGGSMADDMTRTEFCLFKAQEDMETMQAYAQVFNKLIRRYKYLEKGFEEEIKKLLLFLKGFTESERNKLAMLTGILLANGNISASILNSLFNENLVKEGVSTCFAVKLFKSWLSEKDINSVAGSLRKVGMEHRLMELFPANKRSCEHFSKYFTDAGLKEISDFARNQQSIGARKELQKELEEQMSRGDPLKDIIANIREEIKKNNISEQMMIGLIWSSVMSSVEWNKKEELVTEQAIKHLKQYSPLLKALTSQGLSELTLLLKIQEYCYDNIHFMKTFQKIVVLLYKADVLSEEAILKWYNDAHSAKGKSVFLEQMKKFVEWLKSAEEESESEEEEAD from the exons ATGAATAATCAAAGGCAGCAGAAGCCTACACTAACAGGCCAACGATTCAAAACACGAAAAAGAG ATGAAAAGGAGAGGTTTGACCCTTCCCAGTTTCAGGAAAGCATCGTACAAGGTCTGAACCAAACTGGCACAGATTTGGAAGCTGTCGCAAAGTTCCTTGATGCCTCTGGTGCCAAGCTTGACTACCGACGCTATGCCGAGACTTTATTCGACATCCTGGTGGCCGGTGGAATGCTGG cCCCGGGGGGATCCATGGCAGATGACATGACCCGCACAGAGTTCTGTCTCTTCAAAGCACAAGAGGACATGGAGACCATGCAAGCATATGCGCAG GTCTTCAATAAGCTCATCAGGCGCTACAAATATTTGGAAAAAGGATTTGAAGAGGAGATcaaaaag CTTCTGCTGTTTCTCAAGGGCTTCACAGAGTCTGAGCGCAACAAGCTGGCCATGCTAACAGGGATTCTGCTGGCTAATGGCAATATCTCTGCGTCCATTCTAAACAGCCTCTTCAACGAGAACCTGGTCAAAGAAG GTGTTTCAACATGCTTCGCTGTAAAACTCTTCAAATCCTGGCTTTCTGAGAAGGACATCAACTCTGTCGCTGGCAGTCTCCGAAAAGTTGGCATGGAACACAGGCTCATG GAGCTCTTCCCTGCCAACAAGCGGAGTTGTGAGCACTTCTCAAAGTACTTCACAGACGCAGGCCTCAAGGAGATTTCGGACTTTGCCAGAAACCAGCAGTCCATAGGTGCCCGAAAggagctgcagaaagagcttgAGGAGCAGATGTCACGCGGGGACCCCCTCAAAGAT ATCATCGCCAACATACGAGAGGAGATCAAGAAGAACAACATCTCCGAGCAGATGATGATTGGACTAATTTGGTCCAGTGTAATGAGCTCCGTGGAGTGGAACAAGAAGGAGGAGCTAGTCACAGAACAAGCcatcaaacatttaaag cAATACAGCCCACTGTTGAAGGCCTTGACATCCCAGGGTCTCTCTGAACTCACTCTCCTGCTAAAGATCCAGGAGTACTGCTATGACAACATCCATTTCATGAAAACCTTCCAGAAAATAGTTGTTCTACTTTACAAAG cgGATGTCTTGAGTGAGGAAGCGATTCTGAAGTGGTATAATGACGCCCACTCAGCCAAAGGAAAGAGCGTTTTCCTTGAACAGATGAAAAAGTTTGTTGAATGGCTCAAGAGTGCAGAGGAAG agTCCGagtctgaggaagaggaggccgaCTGA